A genome region from Gadus chalcogrammus isolate NIFS_2021 chromosome 5, NIFS_Gcha_1.0, whole genome shotgun sequence includes the following:
- the si:ch211-266g18.10 gene encoding titin isoform X1 translates to MAEARGVGAVAPPAASVRPRGLGLLGTLRVSVELVVALVALISWGVVGVVMFDFVEHQAVPDIQEIMLNPIQSVNNAFDEVSSLFYKVQECSPELSDPMSVANYATEEMAEVKDAVFQKFSDKDGNFYLSYVDPVIIGRSFFHSTNDYLCENICCFKDLFCTLLDVILDTLTNINAGKTDLSTVDPVVVGRGVFAASNDLTNGVLSYVQDMLCAMVDTILGVGKGATDLSFTDPLVVIRDSFHVADKSIGGVVSYAQDGLCDVLDSILDMTKGTADLSFIDPVVVGRDVFSVTMGFVDGLVGYIQDMLCTVLDTVLETAKGIQEAMGFSPMEVLSRIKEIITGEVKMLVAYFSNLLTDEQGILPEVTVAPMQVVTDVLVEMTDKKELFVGYMASMITGDQGEPVVTPPVVSEEEITDHKAETLTETEPTFEEPIKEDQEEEVQALEAEEKGEEGDDATEEEEEEALKEILLNEDEAEEHFKTEEMTEQEEADDDETDMEEEEEARGEEEVDDDEEKQTGSVADEIGELKEEAEKLEKNALDEEEVDLEEEAREEEDLLEEEEKEEVLLEEVLLEQDTEEEEVVLEKEDREEEDDLDQEENEEVILDEEEVEEILLDEELEEKADLLDKELEDVEFRLKEGEENFLFAEDWEDEEDFLEEELEKEEFILEEEEKKEVLLDKEWEDEDLLEDELKKEEYILEVEEEVLFDEEWEDKDLLEEEIEKEEDRLNDDGREDDEKLLEEERDEIQTDEDLQEKKESEKEDDLLEEMKDEFEEGDASKLDKLEEDEGEELGLEEGIQSEQLELEDLKTEEEVLEAEVMVEIDEDLEFDSEDQPTQDGDTNEHLDYDKVDLSEEGKDTHLTSLDEEETASYTKTDETEEFHTEKDLSEDEEADDIDMRDENVSAYQDQYVENVVPVEPKQQEEGDYIIDEDVITGEGEEHREDDKKEEEDEMLVEHLHLEILSAEQPVTFDAVSEVISEDVQKISTPPPFSDQDDVSDDVDENNNNSSESTKAEPRRRKKVYVRSDETRRVGFMAMFKASSLKNKDRLDQKDVKEEKTTLSKDLKRSGDPSEQKLSKEEKKWKKSSKEAEEPQTPSKRDEEIMKPSEEQKQMKVLRTDAKEPSKSIIKSKDKTEPKALSKEKENIKKQSKGVKKLQKPSGEEIALKKLAKVEKVAQKPTKHDKEPQKLSDEEKYTKKPSGQITKPKTLTEEGDKANKTDTPSKKGKGLKKSLKEENVTKSSKVERVQIKPSKEDEVKKQAKVKGLLKVKEEVKEPSQKEKDEKKPSKEKTEIKRPEQKSTSEEMDQVEKRAKDKIDSQKPLKEEKAPKMPLKKSTKQHSEKVKTLIKPSKEEKEMKKPSKKEEVLEKTSDKGKVLEVKKPSKEIKELPKSHKDGNDTQSSKEEREPFKSLKEEPKQQKPSKEKEVKKPLKDKKGETVPSKEEVEKPSEKKEKGKSEVETKPSKDAKSPPLKSSKEEKEKTVPSKREKYVKEVKESKKTPGSKTVIELQKEQKGIRRPLVETKPSRGGKEAKKRSGKDKGPEKKENYVKKPSKAEKQSGKHSEEKLQILSKIEVINETTKKENLTVSAKELKYLKKHSKEEPKKLPEKEKVRKPSKELSKQEEHLEKPLKEKEINKSSEAKTKASKEAKKSHKLTVREKETRKLIKLLKEFTQEEEVIKQNKPSKGQTVQAVLLKEDKKAKKLLEKPEAKKPLKEKETLKEPSKEVRESMAPSKEEIKSEVSKVEKHAKEQPKTQKAKRTPEDEKQAEKPSKEFKETKTTPEDERVKKTPKKQQGLKKPEVETKPSKGAKEAKEIFRKIVLKRVPSKEENVTVSSNVQKDLKKNSTVEPKKLPVKEKERKQSKEEALPSKEDEEAKKHLKEPETRKPLKEKKTVMKQSKEIRKSKVPTKLETRSENVSKDKKLATELKEQELTKVPKEEIKTEKVSKEDKTVKKPKEQEPTKPVKEEIKTEKVSKEEKPVKKPKEQEPTKPLKEQIKKEKASKLEIQVKKHKEQEPTLPPKEEIKKEKVSKDEKVVKKPKEQEPTKPPKEEIKTEKVSKMEKTVKKSTEQEPIKPQKEEIKTEKVSKVEKTVKKSKELEQTKPLKEEIKAEKVSKLEIQVKKPKEQEPTKPIKEEIKTEKVSKEEKTVKKFKAQEPTKPVKEEIKTEKVSKLEIQVKKPKEQEPTKPPKEIKTEKVSKEEKTVKKQPKEQEPAKPLKEEIKTEKVSKEEKPVKKPKEQEPTKPSEVIQTEKVSKEEKPVKKPKEQEPTKPPKEEIKTEKVSKDEKTVKKSKEQEPTKPPKEIKTEKVSKEEKTVKKQPKEQEPAKPLKEEIKTEKVSKEEKPVKKPKEQEPTKPSEVIQTEKVSKEEKPVKKPKEQEPTKPPKEEIKTEKVSKDEKTVKKSKELEQTKPLKEEIKTEKVSKLEIQVKKPKEQEPTEPPKEIKTEKVSKMEKTVKTSTEQEPIKPQKEEIKTEKVSKLEIQVKKSKEQEPARPLKEEVNTEKVSKLEIQVKKPKEQEPAKPLKEEIKKEMVSKENKSVKKPKEEPTKPPKEDIKTENVSKLEIQVKKPKEQEPTKPLKEIKTEKVSKMEKTVKKPQEQEPTKPIKEEIKTEKVSKKEKPVKKHEEYEPTKPIKEEIKTEEVSKEEKPVKKPKEQESTKPVKEEIKTEKVSKLEIQVKKPKEQEPTEPPKEIKTEKVSKEEKPVKKQPKEQEPTKPTKEEIKTEKVSKLEKTVKKSTEQEPIKPQKEEIKTEKVSKLEIQVKKSKEQEPAKPIKEEIKTERFSKAEKTVKKHKEHEPTKPLKEEIKKEMVSKEKKSVKKPIEDPTKPPKEDPTKPPKEEIKTENVSKLEIQVKKPKEQEPTKPLKVIKTEKVSKIEKTVKKPKEQEPTKPIKEEIKTENVSKEEKPVKTFKEPEPTQPVKEEIKTEKVSKMEKTVKKPKEQEPTKPVKEEIKTEKVSKLEIQVKKPKELEPTKPPKEIKTDKVSKEEKPVKKQPKEQKQTKPIKEEIKTEKVSKDKKTVKKPKEQEPTKPPKEEIKIEKVSTLDAKPVKKSKEQEPSKPSKEETKTEKVLKVEMQVKKPKEQEPTKKPPKEEIKDEKTPKKLSKKEAEKPTKDVAVATKSSKMAIQLKRIAKAEEKSIKPGLLKKPVTKTDDEPKKSPKMIRVVRETRIIKEHLNVTKTEDGLKKTIKMVKADTEEAVAAPKKSHLNVTKTEVESAMEPEELKHKAKLSKKDAELTKDKSKPAHTKKDAEADKENTASLKKAEKEKSKSAIPTKETGVVKEKSKSMASKIEVDYLRKNATLEKERMKAMQLKKEAPKRAIPPAARKYTGDEKPKRKTTTKKEERRLKEKQKTATKGKSVEKKTAKEEKAKVEQSSTDDYLLEDEPYFQCFFVDEDEAQFPFYAFSPLQM, encoded by the exons ATGGCTGAAG ccaGGGGTGTGGGAGCTGTGGCCCCTCCTGCAGCCTCTGTCCGGCCCCGTGGTCTGGGTCTGCTGGGAACGCTGAGGGTCTccgtggagttggtggtggctCTTGTGGCGCTCATCTCCTGGGGGGTCGTGGGGGTCGTGATGTTCGACTTTGTAGAACATCAGGCTGTTCCAG ACATACAGGAGATTATGCTGAATCCCATACAATCTGTTAACAATGCCTTCGATGAAGTCTCAAGCCTCTTCTATAAAGTTCAAG AGTGTTCACCGGAATTAAGTGACCCAATGTCGGTAGCAAATTATGCAACGGAAGAAATGGCAGAAGTCAAGGACGCAGTCTTTCAAAAGTTTTCTGATAAAGATG GAAACTTCTACCTGAGCTACGTTGACCCGGTGATCATTGGACGAAGCTTCTTCCATTCTACGAATGATTACCTGTGTGAAAACATATGCTGCTTTAAGGACTTGTTCTGTACACTGTTGGATGTCATACTAGACACTTTAACCAACATCAATGCAG GAAAAACTGACCTTAGCACCGTTGACCCTGTGGTCGTTGGCAGAGGCGTCTTCGCAGCTTCTAACGACCTAACGAATGGCGTGCTTAGCTACGTCCAGGATATGCTCTGCGCCATGGTGGACACTATCCTGGGTGTAGGGAAAG GGGCCACAGACCTTAGCTTCACTGACCCTTTGGTCGTAATCAGGGATTCCTTCCATGTTGCCGACAAATCTATAGGTGGAGTAGTGAGTTATGCCCAGGATGGACTGTGTGATGTCCTAGATAGCATACTGGACATGACAAAAG GAACCGCTGACCTTAGCTTCATTGACCCTGTGGTGGTGGGCAGGGATGTCTTCAGTGTTACTATGGGCTTCGTAGACGGATTAGTAGGCTACATTCAGGACATGCTGTGCACTGTTTTGGATACAGTTTTGGAAACCGCCAAAG GTATCCAGGAGGCCATGGGATTCAGTCCCATGGAGGTGCTAAGCAGAATAAAGGAGATCATCACTGGAGAGGTGAAGATGCTTGTGGCCTACTTCTCCAACCTGCTGACGGATGAACAAG GAATCCTTCCTGAGGTAACAGTTGCTCCCATGCAAGTGGTCACTGATGTTTTGGTGGAAATGACCGACAAGAAAGAGCTGTTTGTGGGTTATATGGCAAGCATGATCACTGGTGATCAAG GTGAACCTGTAGTAACACCGCCGGTTGTAAGTGAAGAAG AGATCACTGACCACAAAGCCGAAACACTGACAGAAACAGAGCCAACCTTTGAAGAGCCCATCAAGGAGGACCAAGAGGAAGAGGTTCAGGCCCTCGAAGCCgaggaaaagggagaggaaggagatgatgcaacagaggaggaggaagaagaggcacTTAAGGAAATCCTGCTTAATGAAGATGAGGCTGAGGAACATTTCAAAACCGAGGAGATGACAGAGCAGGAGGAAGCAGATGACGATGAGacggacatggaggaggaggaggaggctaggggggaagaggaagtggaTGACGACGAGGAGAAGCAGACTGGTAGTGTGGCAGATGAGATAGGGGAACTGAAAGAAGAGGCAGAGAAATTGGAGAAAAATGCATTagatgaggaagaggtagaTCTAGAAGAGGAagccagggaggaagaggatctcctggaggaggaggagaaagaggaggttcTTTTAGAGGAGGTTCTCCTAGAGcaggacacagaggaggaggaggttgtcctggagaaggaggacagagaggaagaggatgatctAGAtcaggaggagaatgaggaggttATCTTggacgaagaggaggtggaggagattcTCTTAgatgaggagttggaggagaagGCGGATCTCTTAGACAAGGAGTTGGAGGATGTAGAATTTCGCTTaaaggagggggaagagaattTTCTCTTTGCTGAAGACTGGGAGGATGAAGAAGATTTCTTAGAGGAGGAGTTGGAAAAAGAAGAGTTTAtcttagaggaggaggagaagaaggaggtcCTCTTAGATAAAGAATGGGAGGATGAGGATCTCTTAGAGGATGAGTTGAAGAAAGAAGAGTATAtcttggaggtggaggaggaggttctcTTTGATGAGGAGTGGGAGGATAAGGATCTCTTAGAGGAGGAGATTGAGAAAGAGGAGGATCGCTTAAATGATGATGGCAGGGAGGATGATGAGAAACTcttagaggaagagagagacgagaTTCAGACAGATGAGGACCTTCAAGAaaagaaggagagcgagaaagaggatGATCTCCTAGAGGAGATGAAGGATGAATTTGAAGAGGGAGATGCATCAAAACTAGACAAATTAGAGGAAGACGAAGGAGAGGAGCTTGGATTAGAGGAGGGGATCCAATCAGAACAATTAGAACTGGAGGACCtcaagacagaggaggaggtcttaGAGGCTGAGGTAATGGTGGAGATAGATGAGGACCTTGAGTTCGATTCTGAAGACCAACCGACTCAAGATGGAGACACAAATGAGCATCTAGATTATGATAAAGTAGACCTCAGTGAAGAAGGGAAGGACACACATCTGACTTCTCTTGACGAAGAAGAGACAGCATCTTACACCAAGACGGATGAAACTGAAGAATTTCATACCGAAAAAGACCTTTCTGAGGATGAAGAGGCAGATGACATCGACATGAGAGATGAAAATGTAAGCGCTTATCAAGATCAATATGTAGAAAATGTTGTACCTGTTGAACCAAAGCaacaggaggaaggagactaCATCATCGATGAAGATGTCATtactggggagggggaggaacacAGAGAGGATGACAAAAAGGAGGAAGAAGATGAAATGCTTGTTGAGCACCTCCATCTTGAAATCCTGAGTGCAGAACAGCCCGTCACCTTCGATGCAGTGTCCGAAGTAATCAGTGAAGATGTGCAAAAGATCTCGACTCCACCACCATTCTCTGACCAAGATGATGTGTCTGACGACGTCGacgagaacaacaacaacagcagtgaAAGCACGAAAGCGGAAccgaggagaaggaagaaggtTTACGTTCGTTCTGATGAGACCAGAAGGGTAGGATTCATGGCAATGTTCAAAGCCTCAAGTCTCAAGAACAAAGATCGACTGGACCAGAAAG AtgtaaaagaagaaaaaacaacactttCCAAAGACCTGAAACGGTCTGGTGACCCATCTGAACAAAAGCTTTCCAAGGAAGAGAAGAAGTGGAAGAAATCATCCAAAGAAGCTGAGGAACcacaaacaccatcaaaaagAGATGAAGAAATAATGAAACCTTctgaagaacaaaaacaaatgaaggTACTAAGAACCGATGCAAAAGAACCATCAAAATCTATCATCAAATCTAAAGATAAAACAGAACCAAAGGCACTGTCTaaggaaaaggaaaacattAAGAAACAATCAAAGGGTGTGAAGAAACTACAGAAGCCCTCTGGGGAAGAAATTGCATTGAAGAAACTTGCAAAGGTAGAAAAAGTAGCTCAGAAACCAACAAAACATGATAAGGAACCACAAAAGCTTTCTGATGAAGAAAAATACACGAAGAAACCTTCAGGTCAAATAACTAAACCAAAGACTCTGACTGAGGAAGGCGACAAAGCTAATAAAACAGATACACCGTCCAAAAAGGGGAAAGGCCTAAAGAAGTCTTTAAAGGAAGAAAATGTGACGAAATCTTCAAAGGTAGAAAGGGTGCAAATAAAACCATCCAAGGAGGATGAAGTGAAGAAACAAGCAAAGGTAAAGGGACTTTTGAAGGTTAAAGAAGAAGTGAAAGAACCATCTCAAAAAGAGAAGGATGAAAAGAAGCCCTCTAAAGAAAAGACTGAAATAAAGAGACCTGAGCAAAAATCTACATCTGAGGAAATGGACCAGGTTGAGAAAAGAGCTAAAGATAAAATAGATTCACAGAAACCACTTAAGGAAGAGAAAGCACCAAAAATGCCTTTAAAGAAAAGCACTAAACAACATTCTGAAAAAGTTAAGACATTAATAAAACCAtctaaagaagaaaaggaaATGAAGAAACCCTCTAAAAAAGAAGAGGTTTTAGAGAAGACTTCTGACAAGGGAAAAGTTCTGGAAGTGAAGAAGCCTTCCAAGGAAATTAAAGAACTACCCAAGTCTCATAAGGACGGAAACGACACACAATCTTctaaagaggagagagaaccaTTTAAATCATTGAAAGAAGAGCCAAAACAACAGAAACCTTCTAAAGAGAAGGAAGTGAAGAAACCTTTGAAGGACAAAAAAGGGGAAACTGTGCCTTCcaaggaagaggtggagaagcCCTCtgaaaagaaggagaaagggaaaTCTGAAGTAGAAACCAAACCTTCAAAAGATGCAAAGAGTCCACCACTAAAATCCTCcaaagaggagaaagaaaaaactGTGCCAtcaaagagagaaaaatatgTCAAAGAGGTCAAGGAATCAAAGAAAACTCCTGGATCCAAGACAGTTATAGAACTCCAGAAAGAACAGAAGGGAATTAGGAGACCTCTGGTAGAAACCAAACCATCTAGAGGTGGCAAGGAAGCAAAGAAACGATCTGGAAAAGACAAAGGAccagagaagaaagaaaattatGTGAAGAAGCCATCTAAAGCAGAGAAACAGTCTGGCAAACATTCTGAGGAAAAACTACAAATCCTATCTAAGATAGAGGTAATAAATGAAACTACCAAAAAGGAAAATCTAACTGTATCTGCTAAGGAGCTGAAATACCTTAAGAAACACTCTAAGGAAGAACCAAAGAAACTTCCTGAAAAAGAGAAAGTAAGAAAGCCTTCCAAGGAACTATCCAAGCAAGAGGAACATTTGGAAAAACCTTTAAAggaaaaggaaataaataaatcgtcTGAAGCCAAAACTAAAGCGTCCAAGGAGGCAAAGAAATCGCACAAACTCACAGTACGGGAAAAAGAAACAAGGAAATTAATCAAATTGCTGAAGGAATTTACTCAAGAAGAGGAAGTGATAAAGCAAAATAAGCCTTCTAAAGGACAAACAGTACAGGCGGTTCTTCTTAAGGAAGATAAAAAGGCAAAGAAACTTCTGGAAAAACCTGAGGCAAAGAAACCACTTAAGGAAAAGGAAACATTAAAGGAACCATCCAAAGAAGTAAGGGAATCGATGGCACCCTCTAAAGAAGAAATTAAATCAGAGGTTTCAAAAGTGGAAAAACATGCCAAGGAACAACCTAAAACACAAAAAGCAAAAAGAACACCTGAAGATGAGAAACAGGCTGAGAAACCATCTAAGGAATTCAAGGAAACAAAGACAACTCCTGAAGATGAGAGAGTTAAGAAAACACCTAAAAAACAGCAGGGGCTTAAGAAACCTGAAGTAGAAACAAAACCATCTAAAGGTGCCAAGGAAGCAAAGGAAATCTTTAGAAAGATAGTGTTAAAAAGGGTCCCTTCCAAAGAGGAAAATGTAACTGTATCCTCTAACGTGCAGAAAGACCTAAAGAAAAACTCTACAGTAGAACCAAAGAAACTCCCtgtaaaagagaaagaaagaaagcagtCCAAAGAAGAGGCTCTTCCTTCTAAGGAAGATGAAGAAGCAAAGAAACACCTCAAAGAACCTGAGACAAGGAAACCACTTAAGGAAAAGAAAACCGTTATGAAACAATCAAAAGAAATAAGGAAATCAAAGGTACCGACTAAACTAGAAACTAGATCAGAGAATGTTTCAAAGGATAAAAAACTAGCAACGGAACTTAAAGAACAAGAACTCACAAAAGTACCAAAAGAAGAAATCAAAACAGAGAAGGTTTCAAAGGAGGATAAAACAGTGAAGAAACCTAAAGAACAAGAACCAACAAAACCAGTTAAAGAAGAAATCAAAACAGAGAAGGTTTCAAAGGAGGAAAAACCAGTGAAGAAACCCAAAGAACAGGAACCAACAAAACCACTTAAAGAACAAATCAAGAAAGAGAAGGCTTCGAAATTGGAAATACAGGTGAAGAAACATAAAGAACAAGAACCAACTCTACCACCTAAAGAAGAAATCAAGAAAGAGAAGGTTTCAAAGGATGAGAAAGTAGTGAAGAAACCTAAAGAACAGGAACCAACAAAACCACCTAAAGAAGAAATCAAAACAGAGAAGGTTTCAAAGATGGAAAAAACTGTGAAGAAGTCTACAGAACAAGAACCAATAAAACCACAGAAAGAAGAAATCAAAACAGAGAAGGTTTCAAAGGTCGAAAAAACTGTGAAGAAATCTAAAGAACTTGAACAAACAAAACCACTTAAAGAAGAAATCAAGGCAGAGAAGGTTTCAAAGTTGGAAATACAGGTGAAGAAACCTAAAGAACAGGAACCAACAAAACCAATTAAAGAAGAAATCAAGACAGAGAAGGTCtcaaaggaggaaaaaacagtGAAGAAATTTAAAGCACAAGAACCAACAAAACCAGTTAAAGAAGAAATCAAAACAGAGAAGGTTTCAAAGTTGGAAATACAGGTGAAGAAACCTAAAGAACAGGAACCAACAAAACCacctaaagaaataaaaacagagaAGGTTTCAAAGGAGGAAAAAACGGTGAAAAAACAACCCAAAGAACAAGAACCAGCTAAACCACTTAAAGAAGAAATCAAAACAGAGAAGGTTTCAAAGGAGGAAAAACCAGTGAAGAAACCCAAAGAACAAGAACCAACAAAACCATCTGAAGTAATCCAAACTGAGAAGGTTTCAAAGGAAGAAAAACCAGTGAAGAAACCTAAAGAACAGGAACCAACAAAACCACCTaaagaagaaataaaaacagagaAGGTTTCAAAGGACGAAAAAACTGTGAAGAAATCTAAAGAACAGGAACCAACAAAACCacctaaagaaataaaaacagagaAGGTTTCAAAGGAGGAAAAAACGGTGAAAAAACAACCCAAAGAACAAGAACCAGCTAAACCACTTAAAGAAGAAATCAAAACAGAGAAGGTTTCAAAGGAGGAAAAACCAGTGAAGAAACCCAAAGAACAAGAACCAACAAAACCATCTGAAGTAATCCAAACTGAGAAGGTTTCAAAGGAAGAAAAACCAGTGAAGAAACCTAAAGAACAGGAACCAACAAAACCACCTaaagaagaaataaaaacagagaAGGTTTCAAAGGACGAAAAAACTGTGAAGAAATCTAAAGAACTTGAACAAACAAAACCACTTAAGGAAGAAATCAAGACAGAGAAGGTTTCAAAGTTGGAAATACAGGTGAAGAAACCTAAAGAACAGGAACCAACAGAACCacctaaagaaataaaaacagagaAGGTTTCAAAGATGGAAAAAACTGTGAAGACGTCTACAGAACAAGAACCAATAAAACCACAGAAAGAAGAAATCAAAACAGAGAAGGTTTCAAAGTTGGAAATACAGGTGAAGAAATCTAAAGAACAAGAACCAGCAAGACCACTTAAAGAAGAAGTCAACACAGAGAAGGTTTCAAAGTTGGAAATACAGGTGAAGAAACCCAAAGAACAAGAACCAGCAAAACCACTTAAAGAAGAAATCAAGAAAGAGATGGTTTCAAAGGAGAATAAATCTGTGAAGAAACCTAAAGAAGAACCAACAAAACCACCTAAAGAAGATATCAAAACAGAGAATGTTTCAAAGTTAGAAATACAGGTGAAGAAACCCAAAGAACAAGAACCAACAAAACCACTTAAAGAAATCAAGACAGAGAAGGTTTCAAAGATGGAAAAAACTGTGAAGAAACCTCAAGAACAGGAACCAACAAAACCAATTAAAGAAGAAATCAAGACAGAGAAGGTCTCAAAGAAGGAAAAACCAGTGAAGAAACACGAAGAATACGAACCAACAAAACCAATTAAAGAAGAAATCAAGACAGAGGAGGTCTCAAAGGAGGAAAAACCAGTGAAGAAACCTAAAGAACAGGAATCAACAAAACCAGTTAAAGAAGAAATCAAGACAGAGAAGGTTTCAAAGTTGGAAATACAAGTGAAGAAACCTAAAGAACAGGAACCAACAGAACCacctaaagaaataaaaacagagaAGGTTTCAAAGGAGGAAAAACCTGTGAAAAAACAACCCAAAGAACAAGAACCAACAAAACCAACTAAAGAAGAAATCAAAACAGAGAAGGTTTCAAAGTTGGAAAAAACTGTGAAGAAGTCTACAGAACAAGAACCAATAAAACCACAGAAAGAAGAAATCAAAACAGAGAAGGTTTCAAAGTTGGAAATACAGGTGAAGAAATCTAAAGAACAAGAACCAGCAAAACCAATTAAAGAAGAAATCAAGACAGAGAGGTTTTCAAAGGCGGAAAAAACAGTGaagaaacacaaagaacacGAACCAACAAAACCCCTTAAAGAAGAAATCAAGAAAGAGATGGTCTCAAAGGAGAAAAAATCTGTGAAGAAACCTATAGAAGATCCAACAAAACCACCTAAAGAAGATCCAACAAAACCACCTAAAGAAGAAATCAAAACAGAGAACGTTTCAAAGTTAGAAATACAGGTGAAGAAACCTAAAGAACAAGAACCAACAAAACCACTTAAAGTAATCAAGACAGAGAAGGTTTCAAAGATCGAAAAAACTGTGAAGAAACCTAAAGAACAAGAACCAACAAAACCAATTAAAGAAGAAATCAAGACAGAGAATGTCTCAAAGGAGGAAAAACCAGTGAAGACATTTAAAGAACCAGAACCAACACAACCAGTTAAAGAAGAAATCAAGACAGAGAAGGTTTCAAAGATGGAAAAAACAGTGAAGAAACCTAAAGAACAGGAACCAACAAAACCAGTTAAAGAAGAAATCAAGACAGAGAAGGTTTCAAAGTTGGAAATACAGGTGAAGAAACCTAAAGAACTGGAACCAACAAAACCacctaaagaaataaaaacagataAGGTTTCAAAGGAGGAAAAACCAGTGAAAAAACAACccaaagaacaaaaacaaacaaaaccaattaAAGAAGAAATCAAAACAGAAAAGGTTTCAAAGGACAAAAAAACAGTAAAGAAACCTAAAGAACAAGAACCAACAAAACCACCTAAAGAAGAAATTAAGATAGAGAAGGTTTCAACGTTGGATGCAAAACCAGTGAAGAAATCTAAAGAACAAGAACCATCAAAACCATCTAAAGAAGAAACCAAGACAGAGAAGGTGTTGAAGGTGGAAATGCAGGTGAAGAAACCAAAAGAGCAAGAACCAACCAAGAAACCACCTAAAGAAGAAATCAAAGACGAAAAGACACCAAAGAAACTTTCCAAAAAGGAGGCGGAAAAGCCTACCAAAGATGTGGCAGTAGCAACAAAGTCCTCTAAAATGGCAATCCAACTCAAGAGGATTGCTAAGGCAGAGGAGAAATCAATAAAACCAGGTCTTCTCAAAAAACCAGTCACTAAGACAG ACGATGAACCCAAGAAGTCTCCAAAGATGATTCGGGTTGTCAGGGAGACCAGAATTATAAAGGAGCATCTCAATGTTACAAAAACAG AAGATGGACTGAAGAAGACGATCAAGATGGTCAAAGCTGACACAGAGGAAGCAGTCGCTGCCCCTAAAAAGTCTCACCTTAATGTTACAAAAACAG AAGTGGAGAGTGCCATGGAGCCAGAAGAACTTAAACACAAAGCCAAGCTATCTAAGAAAG atGCTGAGCTCACCAAAGACAAATCCAAACCTGCTCATACAAAGAAAG atGCTGAAGCTGACAAAGAGAATACAGCTTCTTTGAAGAAAG CAGAGAAAGAAAAGTCCAAATCAGCCATCCCCACAAAAG AAACTGGGGTTGTGAAGGAAAAGTCCAAATCAATGGCATCAAAGATAG AGGTTGATTATCTGCGCAAAAATGCCACTCTAGAAAAGGAGCGGATGAAGGCTATGCAATTGAAAAAAG AAGCACCAAAGAGGGCCATACCCCCAGCAGCAAGGAAATACACAG GGGACGAAAAACCGAAAAGGAAGACTACTACAAAGAAag aGGAAAGGCGTCTTAAGGAGAAACAAAAGACAGCGACCAAGG gaaaatCTGTTGAGAAGAAGACTGCAAAAGAAGAGAAAGCAAAGG TAGAACAGTCTTCAACAGACGACTACCTACTGGAAG ATGAGCCCTATTTCCAGTGCTTCTTCGTGGACGAGGACGAAGCCCAGTTTCCTTTCTACGCCTTCTCGCCACTGCAGATGTGA